The genomic region AAATCGGTTTCGATTGATAATATCCGCTTGATACTCGGTTATGCCGTGTGCCCCCCACCCCTCTGTTTCAGGTGGAGATGCTAAGAAGAGTGTGCGGTTACTGATCAGTCGAGATATTGTGACAATCTTCTAACTCTTTATACTTAATTACAACATAATATACGACGTACACAACTACTAAGTTGCAGTACGGGTATTGTTATATAGTATATTATATAAAGTTTTGCCCATTAGTACTGTATATAATCGAACACCCACCCCCTTGTGATTACAGTTCCAGTTGAAACAAAGGGGTTGGGGGGTATTGTATTTGATACAGCGAACAGAAGATGCCACTATCATTCCTAAGTGATGATCCCGCTGACCGGTTGGATGGATACATCATATCGATTATCTGAGTATCTTAAGGATCTGTCAGACCAAACTTGCGTTCAACAGGTAGGCGTATCATTGTGACATATTCACTCGACTATCGACTATCGACTGTGTTGGTTTGTTGCATCTTATACCTCACAGGGATGTTAGGATGGTCGTAACTACAAGAGATAGATTTTTGTATCGTGCACTCATCGATTTCCATTGCATCAATTGTATATCGGTCTAATTGATCAGAGCAATATATTGACCGTTTCAATACCTAAACCCGCCTCATTTGGACGCTGTCATTGGAATTTCCACCTGAAATCAAGGGGATGTAGACGGGTGGACGGGGGAATTACCAAATGCATAATAACAGAATACATAACAACTCTTCATCTGATAATCTCGAATCATCTCATGAAGATAAAAGAGACAATCCATCAACATCACCGACAGAATCTGGTGATTTCACTCTTGATGAAGATATGAGTCAAGACAACAATCATAGCGATACTGCTAATTCAAATACCAGAAACAGAACTAGCAGTGCATCCGAAGATGATATCGATCACTCCGAGAATAGAGAAGAGCAGGGACTATTCGACAATTTACTCTCGGGTGAGCCAATATTCGAAAATAAAGAGGTACTCAGGCCATCATATACACCTCGAAAGCTTCCGCATCGAACTGAGCAGATTAATCAAATGGCTACAATTCTTGTTTCAGCTCTACGCGGTGATACTCCCTCGAATATCTTGATCTATGGCAAAACAGGAACTGGAAAGACTGCTAGTGCTAAGTTTGTCAGTCAAGAATTGGAGTCGACATCTCAAAAGTATGATGTTGCATGTGAAGTCGAATACATTAATTGTGAGGTAACTGATACACAGTATCGCGTGCTTGCACAGCTTGCAAACAAGTTTATCGAGAAAAATCGAAATCAGATCGATAAGCGGATTGATGAATTAAAAACTCTTCAATCAAGCGAGGAATACCTTTCTGGCTCCGCTTCATCAACAGAATCGATAGATTCAGTAGATACAGCTGATGATACGATCTCAAAATCACCTGATGAATCAACGGGTGAATATATTAATCTCAGTGATATTGCCTCGCCATTTGATTCGGCTCGCGATCTTGATGATCGAATCGAATCACTCCGTGCTGACCGTGAAGAAATGGAACTGGTTCCGATGACAGGATGGCCGACTGATCGGGTATATTCCACGTTTTTTGACGCTGTTGATTATCATGAACGTGTTGCTGTAATCATGCTTGATGAGGTTGACAAGCTTGTTGAGAAATCTGGTGATGACACGCTCTACAACCTTTCGCGAATGAACTCTGAACTCGACAATTCACGTATCTCGATTATCGGCATCTCTAATGATCTCAAGTTCACCGACTTCCTTGATCCACGTGTTAAATCGAGTCTTGGTGAAGAGGAGATTGTCTTCCCGCCGTATGATGCAAACCAACTTCGCGATATTCTTCAGTATCGTGCAGATGTTTCATTCAAATCTGACG from Haloquadratum walsbyi C23 harbors:
- a CDS encoding Cdc6/Cdc18 family protein, whose product is MHNNRIHNNSSSDNLESSHEDKRDNPSTSPTESGDFTLDEDMSQDNNHSDTANSNTRNRTSSASEDDIDHSENREEQGLFDNLLSGEPIFENKEVLRPSYTPRKLPHRTEQINQMATILVSALRGDTPSNILIYGKTGTGKTASAKFVSQELESTSQKYDVACEVEYINCEVTDTQYRVLAQLANKFIEKNRNQIDKRIDELKTLQSSEEYLSGSASSTESIDSVDTADDTISKSPDESTGEYINLSDIASPFDSARDLDDRIESLRADREEMELVPMTGWPTDRVYSTFFDAVDYHERVAVIMLDEVDKLVEKSGDDTLYNLSRMNSELDNSRISIIGISNDLKFTDFLDPRVKSSLGEEEIVFPPYDANQLRDILQYRADVSFKSDALTDDVIPLCAAFAAQEHGDARRALDLLRTAGELAERSQTNTVEEDHVRQAQDKIELDRVIEVVRTLPTQSKIVLYSIILLEKNGVHSINTGEVFNIYKRLCEELDTDVLTQRRVTDLISELDMLGIVNAIVVSKGRYGRTKEISLSVPIEETETVLLSDSRLGNIENAQPFVQARFDN